The genomic region GGCCGTTCTCCTCGGCGTCGGCCGGCCATTCCGGCAGCTTCTTGCTCTTCTTCCACGCCCCGAGCAGCGACGCCGTGTTCTCCTTGGCGCGCGTGACGTCGGGCTCGTCGAAGGGGTTGACGCCCATCGCGACGCCGGCGGCGGCCGTCGCCAGCTCCCAGCGGACGAACTCGGCCCCGACCTCCAGCGGCTCCCGGAGCGCGATGCGGATCACGGGATGCCCCGCGTCCTCGAGCGCGTTGAGCGCGGCGTCGTGGCTAAGGTCGCCCTCGAGCGTGACGGCCACGAAGACGCGGTCCTCGCCGTAGACCGCGGGCGGGCCGAGCGGCTCGTCGTCCACGGGCACGAGGCCCTTGCCGTCCTTGCCGAGCGACTCCGCCAGGAGCTGCTCGATCCAGGGGCCGAGACCGCGGAGCTTGCGCGAGAGCACGAGCGTCACCTTGTCGCGGCCGGCCTTGGCCAGCCCCGCGAGCGCGGCGCCGAGCCGGACCGCGGCATTGTCGCGGGCGCCGACCGCGTTCCCGCACGCCTCGACCATAGCGTGGGCGCGGTCGAGCAGCGCCTTGATGTCGATGCCGATCAGCGCCGCGGGCACGAGGCCGAAGAAGGACAGGGCCGAGTAGCGTCCGCCGATCGAGCCCGGGTTGAGGAAGGTGCGGCGGAAGCCCGACTCGGTTGCGAGCTTGTCGAGCGGCCCGCCGGGGTCGGTGATGGCGACGAAGTGGATACCCGCGCGCGGCACCGAGGAGGCCGCGAGCTGTCCGCGGAAGTACTGGTACAGGGACAGGGTCTCGGTCGTGGTGCCGGACTTCGTGGCGACGATGAAGAGTGTGCGCGTCAGGTTGAGCCGGTCGAGCGTGTGCTTGATCGCCGCGGGATCGGTCGAGTCGAGCATCAGGAGGTCTGGGTAGCCCATCTTGGAGCCGAAGATGAGGTTGAAGACGTCGCCGCAGAGCGACGAGCCCCCCATGCCCAGCAGCACGACCTGCGTGAACTGAAGCCTCCGGATCTCGTCCGCGAAACCTTTGATCTCGTCCGCGTGGCCGCGCATGATGGTCGGCGAGGTCAGCCAGCCGAGACGGTTGCGGATCGCCGCGGTCTCGCCCTTCCACAGGGACGCGTCCTTGACCCAGAGACGGTCCATGAAGTCCTGGCTCTCGAGGGCGTCCATGGTCTCCTGAACGGCCGGCAGCTTGAAGGCCTCGTCTGCGGGGCGCGCCTGCGCCTTCGCCTGCGCGGCCACCGGCGTCTCCATCTCGATCGTGCCCGCCGTGACCGGCTCCCCGGGGGCATCGGCCGGTGCCTCCTGGAGCGCCCGGCCTATGGCCTCGACCGGCACCTCTTCCCAGGTGTCGCGCTTGTCGGGCGCCGCCGCGCGGGCAGCGGCCGGCTTGCCCTTGTCTGCGGCCGCCGGCGGGCGCTCCTGCTGCGACGGAGCCGGCTGGCGCGTCGTGCCTTTCTCCGTGGGCGCCAGGCCGCCCTCGAGGAGCGCGACCTTGGAGACCTTGCGCACAAAGCGCTCCTCGCCGGAGAAGGAGGCGGCAAGCCATGCCGACGCGATCTCGACCGCCCTCGCGACGTCCACCTCGCGGGCGCCCAGGCACAGGACGTTGGCGTCGTCCTCCTCGCGGGAGAGACGCGCCGCCGACGGGTCGTGACAGAGCGAGGCCCGGACGCCGCGGATCTTGTTTGCAGCGATGGAGGCGCCGGCGCCGCTGCCGCAGATCAGCACGCCCGCGTTCACGAAGCCGCGGAGCACGGCCTGCCCGACCGCGCGCGCGTAGTCCGGATGGTCCACCGGGTCCGTGGAGAAGGTGCCGAGGTCAAGGAGGTCGTGGCCGCTCGCTTCGAGCGCCGCCGCCACCTGCTCCTTCAGCGGAAAACCAGTGTCGTCACAGCCGATCGCGATTCGCATGGGTCGGGGGTCTCCTGACGGCTCCCTATTCTCTCAAGATACGCGGGGCCCCACAACGCTCTCGTACAGGCGACCCTGGCGAGCTCGCGCGGCGGCGTGGGTGTCGCGACGGCGGGGGTCGGGGCGCACCTGAGACCCCGACGGCTCGGGCGAGGGCGCTCGGGCGGCCGAGCGCACCCAGGGCCAGGAGCGCCGCGCCGCGGCTCGAAGCCTCTGTGCCCTCGCGCACCTCAAGGGGCACCCCCAGCGCGTCGGCCAGGACCTGTGCGAAGACGCGGGAGTGCCCGAACGCGCCGCCCGAGGCGATGACCGCGTGGTCCGGCGACGCCACCGGCGCGAGCCGGTCGTAGACCGCCGCGAGGCGATATGCGACGGCTTCGACCAGGGCGCGGAGGATCTGCGGCGCGGTTGTGGCGAGCGAGATGCCAGCCACCGCCGCCTGCGCGTCGCCGCGCCAGCCAGGGCTCCGCTCGCGCGCAGGCGGCCGGTGAGGCGCAGCAGCAGGTATTCGGCGAAGCCGCACCACGTGGCCGCGCGGGCGAAGACGTCGGGCTTGGCCTCGCGCAGCCAGGTGAGCTTGGCCGGGAAGAAGGTCGAGTGCAGCGGCGCGCCGGTGCGGGCGTGCACTGCCGGTCCGTCCAGGCGGGCCCGGAGCGCCTTGGCCGCCCCAGCGCTCCGCGTGTCCGTCCAAGTCATGACGCCGGTGAGCGGGCGGCCCTCGGCGTTGAGCGCCAACAGGCTGTGGCAGAAGACCGAGGCGCCCACGGCCGCCGGTGGGCCGGCCGGGGAGGCAACGCAGCGGTCGATGGCCGAGGCCGTCGCGGCCACGAGCTCCTCCGGATCCAGATGGGAGCCCCCGTCGGGAGTGGCGGTGGGCTCGCAGCTGACTCGCGCGTCGGCGCCGGGCAGGGGCCGTCCCAGGGCATCGTAGCCGATGGCCCGGATCGAGCTCGTGCCGACATCCAGCGCGAGGATCCACATGGGTGCGGTATATTCTCCTCGACGCCCCGGCTTCCGTGGGGCATGTTTTCGACCGGCCGGGCGACCGAGAGGAGCGTATGGCTGAACCCGAGTGGGAGCTGCTCACGGTGCGCGGGCTCGGCATGACGGACGAGCGCGCGGCCGAATTCGTCGGAACGTTCGTCATCCACCGGGCCGGCAGCGCCGAGCCCGTCGAGCAGGTGCAGGTCCGCGTCAAGCGGAGCGTGCTCGAGGAGATGTCGGGCACCCTCAAGCGCTTGCTCGCCCGGTCCACGCGGTACACCCGCTAGCCTTGAACAAGGAGCCCCGATGGCCACGATCACCGTCTTGACTCCGGTCGGCGAGCAGCGCCAGGCGACCCTGGCTGTGCCGCCGCTGCCGGCCGACCTTCGCGGCCTCACCGTGGGGTTCGTGGACAACACGAAGCACAACTTCGACCTGCTGGTGCAGGAGATGGGCGCGCTCCTCAAGGAGCGTTTCGGCGTCAAGGCGGTGGTGCACCGGAGGAAGGCCAACGCCTCGACCGCCGCCTCCGACGAGATCATCGAGGGACTCGCGAAGGACTGCGACCTCGTCTTCGCCGGCTCAGGCGACTGAGGCTCCTGCACGTCGTGGAGTCTCCACGACTCGCTGGAGGTGGCCAAGCGCGGGACGCCGTCCGGGCTGATCGGGACCACCGTGTTCCAAAACCTCGCCGTGAGCGAGATGGCGGCGCTCGGAGCCACGGGGCTGCCGCTCATCGTGATCCAGCACCCGCTGGGCGGTGAGAAGCCCGAGGCCGTGAGTAGGCGCGCGCTGCAGGCGGTGGAGCAGCTGGCGAGCCTGCTCGGCCGCGCGTGAGCGGTACACTGTCCCGGTAGGCCGTCATCTCACGCCAGGAGGACACCTTGCCCGACGCCAGTTCCGCTTTCCGTGAGCTCCAGTTGCCCGAGGAGGATGTCTACGCGGAATTCGTCAAGCGCGACTGGTGCGACGGGCTGCCCATCGTGCCCCCCACGCCGGAGCGGGTGCGGGCGATGGTCGCGGCCGGCGGGGAGGATCCGGCTCGGGTGCTCGGCCTCATGCCGCCGCTCTGGCGCGAGGCAAGCGTCGAAAAGCTCGCCGTCAACGCCGTCATGGCCGGCTGCGAGCCCGCCTGCTTCCCGGTCGTTCTCGCGGCTGTCGCGGCCATACTCGAGCCCGCCTTCAACCTCTATGGCGTCCAGGCGACCACGCACCCTGTCGCCCCGCTCGTCATCGTCAGCGGCCCCGTCGCGCTTGCCGTCGGCATGCACGCGGGCGCCGGCCTCTTCGGTCCTGGCTTCCGCGCCAACGCGACCATCGGCCGCGCTATCCGGCTCATCCTGATGAACGTGGGCGGAGGCTGGCCCGGGCGCCACGACATGGCGACCCAGGGCAGTCCGGCCAAGTTCTCCTACGCCATCGCCGAGCGGGAGGACGTCTCGCCGTGGCCTCCGCTCCACGCGCGGTTCGGGTTCGCGGCCGAGCAAAGCGTGGTGACGGTCTTCGGCGGCGAGGCACCCCACAACGTCAACGACCACGTCTCGACCGCGGCGGCGGGCATCCTCAACAACGTCTCGGACGTCGCGGCCACGCTCGGCTCCAATGTCGGCTGGTACATGGCCCAGAGCCAGCTCCTCGTGGTGCTGGGGCCCGAGCACGCGGCAACCGTTGCCGCCGACGGGTTCTCGTGTTCGGATGTCCAGCGCTTCGTCTTCGAGCACGCCCGCATCCCACTAGGCAGGCTCAAGCTCGGCGGCATGTGGGGCATGCACGACTGGCCGCTCTGGATGCAGAAGGTCACCGACGAGCAGGCGCTCCTGCCCATGGTGCCGACCCCAGAGGACGTCTACGTCATGGTCGCCGGCGGCCCGGGCAAGCACTCGTGCGTCGTGCCCAACTGCACCTTCAGCCGCGCGGTGAGCAAGGCCGTCGAGCTGCGGCCTTAGGGGACGAGGGGACTCCGCTGCGCGAGAAGCGGCTCTGGTGGGCGGTGCTGGCGCTGGCCCTCTGGGTCGGCGCCTGGGCGACGCTCGACGCTTGGCGCTGCGTCGATCAGCCCTACGCGGGTTTCTCGGTGATGGACAACCTCCTGGTGGGGCTCGGGGTCGAGCGCGGCGGGCTCGAGCCGTTCGACTTCGTGCGCGCCATGGACGGCCGCCTCCTCGCCTCCGGCAGCCAGATCCACGACGAGGTCCGCCGCCACCCGCCGGGCACGAAGTTCCACTACCTCGTCAACCGTCGCGGTAGCCTGGTCGAGGCGGACATCACGAGCAAGGTCGAGCCCGTCCGCGACTTCGTGCGGTTCGTGCTCGAGGGGCTGCTGCCGGGGCTGCTCTTCCTGGGGCTGGGCGCCGCCGTCCTCGTCCTCAAGCCCGGCGCCCCGGACGCGCGGGTCTTCCTGCTCTTCTGTCTCATCTGGTTCGTGACGGCCGTCCTCTACCGCGACGCCGTCAGCACGTACCGCTTCGACGCCATCTTCCTCACCGCCTGGGCGTTCTCGCCCGCGCTCTACCTGCACCTGGCGCAGAGCTTTCCCGAGCGGCGCCCGTGGTCACTGCGCCACCCGCGCGTCATCTGGTTCGCCTACGGCGTCTCGGCGCTCCTGGCCGTTCTCCTCCAGATCCGCCACGCCGGCGTCCCGCCGAGCGAGTTCGTGCTGATCCCGACCGCGGCCGCAGTGTACTGGGTCTCGTCCCTCGTCCTCCTGATCGCGGCGCTCGCGACGACGGCGCTGCGTGGCTCGACCCCGCTTGGCCGCCAGCGCGCCCGGGTGTTGCTCGCGGGGTTCGCCGTGGGCCAGCTCGCTCCCGTGATGGGCACGGCCCTCGAGGCCGTGACGGGCATGGCGGTGCCGCACCTCAACCTGCTCTGGAAGCTCAACGTCCTCTTCCCGGTGGCCGTGGCATACGCCATGGTGCGCTACGACCTCTTCGACGTGCGAGCCGTCGTCCGCCTCGGCACCATCTACGGGCTCGTCACCGGTGTCGTGATCGCGGCCTACGCCTTGGCCATCACGCTGCTCAACGTGGTCTTCACCCGGCTCGGGATGGGCGCGAGCCCGCTCGCCACGGCCGTGGTGCTGGCGCTCGCCGTCGTGCTGTTCCTCAACCCCGTCTACGTCCGCGCCCAGCGTGTGGTGGACCGGGTCTTCTTCCGCCAGCGCCTCGACGTCCAGCGCTCCATCGAGCGGCTCGCCGGCACCATGACGACGGTCCTCGACCTCGACCGCATCGCGGGCCTCATCAGCCGGACGGTGGACGAGGCCTTCCATCCGACGCGGCTGACGCTCGCGCTGCTCGACGAGGGGCAGGGGCGCTACCGTGTCGTCGTCGGCAGCGCCGGGCCCATGGGCGCGGGCGGTCTCATCGCCGCCGAGTCGTCGCTGGCTCTGCACCTGGGCAAGGAGCGCCAACCGCTCACACGGGTTCAGCACGAAGCCGACCCGGACATGGCCTCTTGCCGGAACACCTGCCTCGCTCAGATGCGTGCCCTCGGCGCCGAGCTGGTAATGCCGGTGCTCTTCGGCGATCGCGTCACTGGTCTTCTCGCCCTCGGCGAGAAACGCTCGGGCGCCTCCTATACGACGGACGACCTGCGCCTGCTGCGCGTCCTCGTCAACCAGAGCGCCGTCGCGCTCGAGAACGCCCGGGCTTACACGGCGCTCGAGGCCGCCAACCGGCGGCTCGCCGACACACTCCGCCGCGTCGAAATCCTCGAGTCCATCCGGGCGAGTCTGTCCAAGTTCGTGCCGCGCCGGGTCCAGGAGTTGATCGAGCAGGCGCCGGAGGCGCCGGAGCTCGCCAAGCGCGAGATGGACGTGTCGGTCCTGTTCGTGGACATCGCCGGCTACACGCGGCTGTCGGAGCGCCACGACCCCGATCGCCTCAACTTCGTCGTCGAGCGCTACTTCGGCGCCTTCCTCGACGAGGTCCTGCGCAACGGCGGCGACGTGAACGAGACCGCGGGTGACGGGCTCATGGTGATCTTCCAGGACGAAGACCCGGAGCGCCACGCGCGCAACGCCGCCCATGCGGCGCTCGGTATCTTGCGCCGGACGGACGAGATCAACGGCGAGGCGGGCGCCGTCGACGAGCCGATCCGCCTCCACGTGGGCGTGAACTCCGGCGCGGCCGCCGTGGGCGCCACCAAGATCGAGGGCACAGCCGGCACCCGCTGGACCTACACGGCCTCGGGCGCCGTGACCAACGTCGCCGCCCGGCTTGCGGCGCTCGGGGCGGGCGACTCCGTTTTCATCGGGCCGGAGACCGCCCGGCGGCTCTCCGGCTGGCTCGACCTCGAGGACCTGGGCGAGCGGTTGCTCAAGAACGTCGAAGAGCCGGTGCGCGTCTTCCGTCTCTCGGCGGGGCTGCCGACTTTGGCGGTCTCAGCTGGGGCGGTCTGAGCTGGGGCTGTCTGAGCCCGCCCACGCGAGGAGCCCGAGCGCCCCGAGCAGCAGCGCGGCGCCGGCCCACCCGACGGCGCCCAGGCGCTCGCCGAAGAGCAGGACACCGAGCGCCGCCGCGGTCAACGGCTCCAGCAGGGTTGCGATGCCCGCGGTCGTGACCGTCACGCGGCGGAGCCCCGCGCCGAAGACCACGTAGGCCGCGGCCGTCGGGACGACGCCCAGGTACAGGAGCAGCGGCCAGCCCGCGGCAAGCTGCGCCGGCGCGCCGCGCTCCAGCACGAGCACGGGAGTCAGCAGGAGGGCGGCCAGCGTGAATGTCAGCGCGGCGAGCGGCAGTGGCGCGATGCGGGCGAGAAGCCCCTTGGCGATCACCGCGTACACGGCGTAAGATAACCCGGCGCCGAGCGCGGCGAACGCACCCGCAGCGAAGGTGCCCGCGGTGAACCCGCCCGCGGTGAACCCGGAAGCCGCGGCGCCGTCCGCGCGCGGGCCGGCCAGGACCATGGCGGTGCCCGCGATGGACAGCAGCAGCGCCGCGAGCGTGGCCGGGCTCGGGCGCTCCTTCAGGGTGAGCGCCGCGCCGGCCGCGATCATGAGCGGTGCTGAGCAGATGGCGAGCAGCGCCGTCAGCGCCACGCCCGTGCGCGGCACGGCCCAGAAGTAGCACACTTGATACGCGGCCATGGCGGCGCCGAGGAGCGCGGCCTTCGCCCAATCGCGCGGCTGCCATTCGCCGCGCGCGGTAGTCCCGGGCGGTACGAGCGCGATTGCGAGGAGAAGGCAGGGCGCGGCGCCGGCCATGCGGGCCCAGCCGACCAGGAGCGGGCTCGGTGTCCCCTCCCTTGCCAGCAGGGCCATCACGGAGCCCGTGGTGCCCCACGACACCGCGGCCAGGCAGACGAGGACGAAACCGAGCAGCATTGCGCCGGTAGTATACGGGAGCGGCAGGCATCGAACTGCGGTCCACACCAGGAGATCTCACATGACCCGCATCGGCTTCATCGGCGTCGGCACCATGGGACTGCCCATGGCCACGAACCTCGTCAAGAAGGGCTTCGCGGTCACGGCCTACGACCTCAACCCCGAGGCCGTCAAGGCGGCGGCCTCCGCGGGCATGACGGCCGCCGCCTCGGCGGCGGAGGCCGTCGCCGGCGCCGACCTCGTGATCACGATGCTGCCCTCCTCGCCCCACGTCGAGGCCGCCTACGGGGACGACGGCGGCGTCATCAACGCGGCGCGCAAGGGCACGCTCTGCGTGGACATGTCCACGATCGACCCGGCTGCCTCGCGCCGCGTCGCCGCTGCGGCGGGCGAGCGCGGCATCCGCTTCATCGACGCGCCGGTCTCCGGCGGCACGCCGCGCGCCACGGACGGCACGCTTGCCATCATGGTGGGCGGCTCGCCGGAGGATTTCAAGGCGGCGCTGCCGGCGCTGCAGGCCATGGGCGCCAACGTGATCCACGTCGGCCCCGTCGGCAGCGGCGAGGTCGCCAAGCTCTGCAACAACCTTATCGCCGGCGTGGCTGCCGTGGCGGTGAGCGAGGCCTTTCGCATCGCCGAGGGCTTCGGCGTGGACTTGAAGGTTGTGACCGAGGTCATCTCGAAGTCATCGGGCAACACGTGGCTGATGGAGCAGATGCATCCGGTGCCGGGCATCGTGGCGCGCGCCGCTTCGACCAACGGCTACGCGCCCGGCTTCATGACCGACCTCATGTGCAAGGACGTCGGGCTCGCGGTGGACGCGGCGCGCAACCTGCGCATCCCGCTCTTCGTGGCTCCCGCGGCCCAGCAGGTCTACCGCCTGGCATCCTCTCACGGCCTCGGCCGCAAGGATTTCACCAGCGTCTTCACCTTCCTCAAGCCGTCGTCCGACCAGGCGCCGGTGTAGGGGCGGCCCATGAGCCGGCGCCGCACGATCTGGCTGGTCGTCGCCGCGGTCCTGCTGGTGCTGGGCGGCGCCTTCCTCTGGGCGCTGCCCGAGCTGATCCGCCGCCAGGCTGTGACGCAGATCCCCAAGATTACGGGCCGCGCCGCGAGCATCGGGGACATCGACCTCAACCTCTTCACCGGCCGGCTCGTCGTCAAGAACTTCCGGCTGGCCGAGCGGGACCCGCAGAAGGCCTTCGTCGAGTTCGAGCGTCTCGAGGCGCGATGGTCCTGGCCGTCGCTCCTGGCGGCGCACATACGCCTCAAAGATGTCACACTGGTCTCGCCCACGGTGCAGCTCGCCCGCACGGGTCCGCGCGAGTTCAACTTCTCCGACCTTCTCGGCCTGATCCCGCCTGCCGATCCCAAGGCCAAGCCGTCGCGGTGGAAGTTCACCATGGAGCGGCTCGGCCTCGTCTTGGGGAGCATCGTCATCCGCGACGAGGCCGTCTCGCCGCCCGCGACGTGGCGCATTCAGGGGCTGACCATCGAGGCGGGCGATCTGACCACGCGCGCTGGGCAGCCGGCAGGCCGTCTGGCCATAAAATCCAAGGTCGGCGACTCGCCATTCGAGCTGAGCTCGAACGAGATCCGCCTGGCTCCGGGCGCGGTGTCGCTGGGGCTCGGGATCAAGAATTTCGACCTGACCCAGGT from Candidatus Methylomirabilota bacterium harbors:
- a CDS encoding EamA family transporter, encoding MLLGFVLVCLAAVSWGTTGSVMALLAREGTPSPLLVGWARMAGAAPCLLLAIALVPPGTTARGEWQPRDWAKAALLGAAMAAYQVCYFWAVPRTGVALTALLAICSAPLMIAAGAALTLKERPSPATLAALLLSIAGTAMVLAGPRADGAAASGFTAGGFTAGTFAAGAFAALGAGLSYAVYAVIAKGLLARIAPLPLAALTFTLAALLLTPVLVLERGAPAQLAAGWPLLLYLGVVPTAAAYVVFGAGLRRVTVTTAGIATLLEPLTAAALGVLLFGERLGAVGWAGAALLLGALGLLAWAGSDSPSSDRPS
- the rpiB gene encoding ribose 5-phosphate isomerase B; translation: MRIAIGCDDTGFPLKEQVAAALEASGHDLLDLGTFSTDPVDHPDYARAVGQAVLRGFVNAGVLICGSGAGASIAANKIRGVRASLCHDPSAARLSREEDDANVLCLGAREVDVARAVEIASAWLAASFSGEERFVRKVSKVALLEGGLAPTEKGTTRQPAPSQQERPPAAADKGKPAAARAAAPDKRDTWEEVPVEAIGRALQEAPADAPGEPVTAGTIEMETPVAAQAKAQARPADEAFKLPAVQETMDALESQDFMDRLWVKDASLWKGETAAIRNRLGWLTSPTIMRGHADEIKGFADEIRRLQFTQVVLLGMGGSSLCGDVFNLIFGSKMGYPDLLMLDSTDPAAIKHTLDRLNLTRTLFIVATKSGTTTETLSLYQYFRGQLAASSVPRAGIHFVAITDPGGPLDKLATESGFRRTFLNPGSIGGRYSALSFFGLVPAALIGIDIKALLDRAHAMVEACGNAVGARDNAAVRLGAALAGLAKAGRDKVTLVLSRKLRGLGPWIEQLLAESLGKDGKGLVPVDDEPLGPPAVYGEDRVFVAVTLEGDLSHDAALNALEDAGHPVIRIALREPLEVGAEFVRWELATAAAGVAMGVNPFDEPDVTRAKENTASLLGAWKKSKKLPEWPADAEENGLVLMTNSGKKPAGVSQGLQEFLGQAEAGDYIAIQAYLAPTADTWSRLQELRTLLRDHLKLATTVAFGPRYLHSTGQLHKGGRPNGVFIQLTGEDKEDMAIPGAGYGFSTLKAAQALGDLQALRDAGRRVVRVHMTGKQTQGVEQLVQVLQKAIKKR
- a CDS encoding FGGY family carbohydrate kinase yields the protein MWILALDVGTSSIRAIGYDALGRPLPGADARVSCEPTATPDGGSHLDPEELVAATASAIDRCVASPAGPPAAVGASVFCHSLLALNAEGRPLTGVMTWTDTRSAGAAKALRARLDGPAVHARTGAPLHSTFFPAKLTWLREAKPDVFARAATWCGFAEYLLLRLTGRLRASGALAGAATRRRRWLASRSPQPRRRSSAPWSKPSHIASRRSTTGSRRWRRRTTRSSPRAARSGTPASSHRSWPTRWGCPLRCARAQRLRAAARRSWPWVRSAARAPSPEPSGSQVRPDPRRRDTHAAARARQGRLYESVVGPRVS
- the mmsB gene encoding 3-hydroxyisobutyrate dehydrogenase — protein: MPHDTAARQTRTKPSSIAPVVYGSGRHRTAVHTRRSHMTRIGFIGVGTMGLPMATNLVKKGFAVTAYDLNPEAVKAAASAGMTAAASAAEAVAGADLVITMLPSSPHVEAAYGDDGGVINAARKGTLCVDMSTIDPAASRRVAAAAGERGIRFIDAPVSGGTPRATDGTLAIMVGGSPEDFKAALPALQAMGANVIHVGPVGSGEVAKLCNNLIAGVAAVAVSEAFRIAEGFGVDLKVVTEVISKSSGNTWLMEQMHPVPGIVARAASTNGYAPGFMTDLMCKDVGLAVDAARNLRIPLFVAPAAQQVYRLASSHGLGRKDFTSVFTFLKPSSDQAPV
- a CDS encoding adenylate/guanylate cyclase domain-containing protein; the encoded protein is MLALALWVGAWATLDAWRCVDQPYAGFSVMDNLLVGLGVERGGLEPFDFVRAMDGRLLASGSQIHDEVRRHPPGTKFHYLVNRRGSLVEADITSKVEPVRDFVRFVLEGLLPGLLFLGLGAAVLVLKPGAPDARVFLLFCLIWFVTAVLYRDAVSTYRFDAIFLTAWAFSPALYLHLAQSFPERRPWSLRHPRVIWFAYGVSALLAVLLQIRHAGVPPSEFVLIPTAAAVYWVSSLVLLIAALATTALRGSTPLGRQRARVLLAGFAVGQLAPVMGTALEAVTGMAVPHLNLLWKLNVLFPVAVAYAMVRYDLFDVRAVVRLGTIYGLVTGVVIAAYALAITLLNVVFTRLGMGASPLATAVVLALAVVLFLNPVYVRAQRVVDRVFFRQRLDVQRSIERLAGTMTTVLDLDRIAGLISRTVDEAFHPTRLTLALLDEGQGRYRVVVGSAGPMGAGGLIAAESSLALHLGKERQPLTRVQHEADPDMASCRNTCLAQMRALGAELVMPVLFGDRVTGLLALGEKRSGASYTTDDLRLLRVLVNQSAVALENARAYTALEAANRRLADTLRRVEILESIRASLSKFVPRRVQELIEQAPEAPELAKREMDVSVLFVDIAGYTRLSERHDPDRLNFVVERYFGAFLDEVLRNGGDVNETAGDGLMVIFQDEDPERHARNAAHAALGILRRTDEINGEAGAVDEPIRLHVGVNSGAAAVGATKIEGTAGTRWTYTASGAVTNVAARLAALGAGDSVFIGPETARRLSGWLDLEDLGERLLKNVEEPVRVFRLSAGLPTLAVSAGAV